The following coding sequences lie in one Ictalurus furcatus strain D&B chromosome 7, Billie_1.0, whole genome shotgun sequence genomic window:
- the rbpjb gene encoding recombination signal binding protein for immunoglobulin kappa J region b: MAPVVTGKFGERPQPQRLTREAMRNYLKERGDQTVLILHAKVAQKSYGNEKRFFCPPPCVYLMGCGWKKKREQMERDGCSEQESQPCAFIGIGNSDQEMQQLNLEGKNYCTAKTLYISDSDKRKHFMLSVRMLYGNSANIGVFLSKRIKVISKPSKKKQSLKNADLCIASGTKVALFNRLRSQTVSTRYLHVEGGNFHASSQQWGAFYIHLLDDEESEGEEFTVRDGYIHYGQTVKLVCSVTGMALPRLIIRKVDKQTALLDADDPVSQLHKCAFYLKDTERMYLCLSQERIIQFQATPCPKEPNKEMINDGASWTIISTDKAEYTFYEGMGPVHSSVTPVPVVESLQLNGGGDVAMLELTGQNFAPNLRVWFGDVEAETMYRCGESMLCVVPDISAFREGWRWVRQPVQVPVTLVRNDGIIYSTTLTFTYTPEPGPRPHCSAAGAILRSANNTPNTDTPNSVTANSSNATAAVVS, translated from the exons agaAGCGATGAGAAACTATCTGAAAGAGCGAGGAGACCAAACCGTTCTGATCCTCCATGCTAAAGTTGCACAGAAATCCTACGGCAATGAAAAAAG GTTCTTTTGCCCTCCTCCATGTGTGTATCTGATGGGCTGcggctggaaaaaaaagagggaacaGATGGAAAGAGACGGCTGCTCGGAGCAGGAGTCTCAGCCATGCGCCTTCATCGGCATCGGGAACAGTGACCAAGAGATGCAGCAACTCAACCTGGAGGGGAAG AATTACTGCACAGCCAAAACGTTGTACATCTCCGACTCAGACAAGCGCAAGCACTTCATGTTGTCGGTGCGCATGCTGTACGGCAACAGCGCCAACATCGGCGTCTTCCTCAGCAAGCGCATCAAGGTCATCTCGAAGCCTTCCAAAAAGAAGCAGTCGCTCAAGAACGCTGACT tgtgtatagcgtCTGGAACAAAAGTGGCACTGTTTAACAGACTGCGTTCTCAGACGGTCAGTACACGCTACCTCCATGTGGAGGGCGGGAACTTTCATGCCAGCTCACAACAGTGGGGAGCCTTCTATATTCACCTCT tggatGATGAGGAATCCGAGGGAGAGGAATTCACCGTGCGTGATGGTTACATTCACTACGGCCAAACTGTCAAACTTGTCTGCTCTGTCACAGGAATGGCCCTGCCACGACTG ATCATCCGGAAGGTGGATAAGCAGACGGCCTTGTTGGACGCAGACGACCCCGTGTCTCAGCTGCATAAGTGTGCCTTCTACCTAAAGGATACTGAGAGGATGTACCTGTGCCTTTCCCAAGAGAGGATCATCCAGTTTCAA gcCACTCCATGCCCAAAAGAACCAAATAAAGAGATGATCAATGACGGTGCCTCTTGGACAATCATCAGCACGGATAAAGCAGAATACACCTTCTATGAGGGAATGGGTCCAGTCCACTCATCCGTCACACCGGTGCCTGTTGTTGAAAGcttacag CTGAATGGTGGAGGAGACGTAGCGATGCTAGAGCTAACAGGGCAGAACTTTGCTCCAAACCTGCGTGTGTGGTTCGGGGACGTGGAAGCCGAGACTATGTACAG GTGTGGAGAAAGCATGCTGTGTGTCGTACCGGACATCTCGGCGTTCCGTGAGGGTTGGCGGTGGGTGAGACAGCCAGTACAGGTTCCTGTAACACTGGTGCGGAACGACGGCATCATCTACTCCACCACCCTGACGTTCACATACACGCCGGAGCCGGGCCCCAGGCCTCACTGCAGCGCAGCTGGAGCCATCCTGCGCTCCGCTAACAACACCCCCAACACTGACACACCGAATTCAGTCACGGCAAACTCCTCCAACGCCACAGCCGCTGTGGTCTCATAA